The genomic segment TTTGAGCAATCATACGGTGGAGTAGATGGTGATAGTGCCTCCTCTACAGAAGTATATGCCATTTTATCAAGTCTCAGCGAACTCCCCTTAAGACAGGATATTGCAGTTACAGGTTCTGTTAACCAGAAGGGAGAGATACAACCCATCGGTGGGGTAAACCAGAAAATCGAGGGGTTTTATGATGCGTGTAAGGCCAAAGGACTTACTGGAAAACAAGGGGTAATGATCCCCCATTTGAATATCGAAAATCTCGCCTTGAGAAAGGATATTGTTAAGGCAGTCGAGGAGAAAAAATTCCATGTCTATTCTGTAAAAAATATAGATGGAGGTATTGAAATCCTAACCGGAGTAAAGGCTGGTAAGATTCAGAAAGATGGAACTTATCAAAAGGGATCCGTTAATTATCTGGTCAATCAAAAACTGATGGATCTCGCAATGAAGATGAAAAAATTCGGTGAAAAGAAAAAAAAATAAAACCAGTTAAAAAAGGGAAAAAGCCGATAGCTAAAAAATAGTTTTAAGATTCTTTTTAAGACGGATTTTTTCTCGAAACAATCTCTTTTAAATTTTTATCATAGGGCGATCTTATAATCCCTTTTTCTGTAATGATTGCATCAACAAGTCTGTTAGGGGTCATATCAAAGGCGGGATTGATAACTCTAATCCCATCAGGTGCTATCCTCTTTCCGCTAAAATGAGTTATCTCATTTGAATCTCTCTCCTCGATTGGAATATCGTCTCCTGAACTCACTGACATATCCATAGAAGATACAGGAGCAGCCACATAAAAAGGTATATTGTGTTCCATTGCTAAAATAGCTATAGAATAAGTTCCAATCTTGTTAACAACATCACCATTTGAAGCAATTCTATCCGCCCCAACAAGAACCTTATTAATATCCCCTTTTTTCATGAAATAACCCGCCATATTATCAGTTATTAAAATAACAGGAATCTTGTCCTTATTCAGTTCCCATGCTGTAAGTCGTGCTCCTTGCAAAAATGGTCTTGTCTCATCTACAAAAACATTAATTCTTTTACCATTTTTTTTGGCTGTTCTTAAAATACCTAATGCTGTCCCATAGCCAGCCGTTGCTAACGCCCCAGCGTTACAATGGGTTAAGATAGTATCTCCATCCTCAATGAGTTTTTCCCCTATATCACCCATTTTTTTACAAATGGCGATATCTTCTTCCATAATCTTAATGGCCTCTTTTTCTATTATCTTCTTTAGAACATTAATCTTTAGATCTCTATTATCCTTTATTAGCTTCTTAATCCTATCAATAGCCCAGAACAAATTGACTGCTGTTGGTCTTGTATCTGCTAAAACCTTGCATATCTTTTCGATTTTTTCATGGAAATCTTTAAAACTAGTCGTATTAATCTTTTTTGCTCCTATGGCTATACCAAAGGCAGCCGCTACACCAATAGCTGGGGCTCCCCTGACAACCATATTCTTAATTGCAGTAGCAACTTCTCTATAATCGTTACATTCTACATAAACCTCTTCCTCGGGAAGTCTGGTCTGGTCTATTAATATAAGCCTAGTCTTTTTATACTCTAGTGTCTTAACCAGCTACTTATCCCCCTTTGAAATGAGTTTTAAAATGCCTTTTTTATTTATCCCCATAACCATTATTCGCTTTTCTCTGCTTTTTTCACCCCTTATAATAGTAAGAGAGGATGTTTTTACTCCGAAACTCTTTGCCAAAAACTTTATGCACTCTCTATTCGCTGCTCCTTCAACTGCAGGTGCTGCAATCTTTACCTTCAATACTCCATTGTAAATACCACTTATTTCATTCCTAGAAGACTTAGGCACAACCTTGATATCAAAGATAACCCCGTTAGTAGCATCATCAACCTTCAACATAGCATCATTTGCCTCCCTCATCTTCCTTTTCTAATAGCTTTAAATAGGACTCAATAATAGACCTTATCTTTATCTGAAGTTGTTTTTTATGTTTTTTTAATTCCTGAATCTCTATCTTTATCTTCTCTACCTCTTTGTGAGAACTGCCCAGTATTTCTCTGGCCCTTAACTCCGCATCTTTTATAATTAACTGGGCTTCTTTCCCTGCTGTTCCTGCAATTTCATCCTTCAACTTCTGGTTGGATTTCAACATCCTTTTCAGCTTTTCTTCATTTTCCATATAGAGCTTTATCTGCTCCTTCTTCTTTTCCAACTCACCTTTTAATTTTTTATTTTCTTCAATAATCTCTTCATATTCATTAGCAACTATTTCCAAAAAAGTGTCTACCTCTTCAGCATCAAAACCACGAAATCTGACATTAAACTGCTGCTGACGAATATCTAAAGGGGTGATTTTCATAAATTATCTCCTTTAGGAAAGATAAAAAATCTATCGTAGTTGATAACCTAGTTGAACCAATGATTGGATGACAGCTGACCTTAAGAATATTATAGCAAATATAGCTATGATGGGAGAAATATCTATACCTGTAATAGGAATATATCTTCTAATTGGTGCCAATACAGGCTCAGTAGATCTTATTAAAAACTGAACAATAGGATTGTGGGGATCGGGATTAACCCAAGACATTAACGCTCTTATAATAATAACCCACATATAGAGATTAAGGGCAATATCCAGAATGTGGGCTAAGGCCGTTATAAAATTTCCAACTATAAACATCTATTTCCTCCTGATCAATCTATAAATTATTTCTCTTTCTTTTTTGACAAGAACTTTCCTAATTCTTTAGATCTCTTGGTAGCTGCCTCTATTGCATTCATAATTATCTCGCTTAAACCCTCTTTCTCTAGGACATGAAGTCCGGCTACGGTCGTGCCTCCTGGAGAGGTAACCATATCCCTTAATCTTGCAGGATGTTCGCCTGTCTCAACGATCATCTTCGCAGAACCCAGTAAAGTTTGAACAGATAATTCTTGAGACACCTCTCTACTGAGACCCATCTTAACTCCTGCGGCTATCAGTGCCTCTACAATTGTAAAGATATATGCAGGCCCGCTACCGCTTAAACCTGTCACAGCATCCATCAATTTTTCATCGATAATTACAGTCTTCCCTATTGTATTAAAAATTTTTCTTGCTGTTTCTAGATCATCCTCTGTAGCATAATTCCCTTTAGATAACGCAGCAGCTCCTTCTTGAATAAGGGCGGGGGTATTTGGCATAACTCTTATTAGCCTAATCTTAGAACTGGAAAAAGACTCGATAAATTTTAATGAAACCCCTGCAGCAATGGATATCAATAGTTTTGATCTGTTAATCTCACCAGCAATCTCTTTGAGTACTGTGGTTATATCTTGAGGTTTCACAGCAAGGATAATGATATCTCCCTTTTTAACTGCATCTCTATTCCTTTGAACAGCCTCGACAGAATAGGTCTTTTTGATATAACGAAGCCTTTCCTTGCTTATATCCATACCAATAATGTTCTTTGAGGAGATAAAATTTTTCCCCAATAAACCTTTTATCAATGCCTCACCCATATTCCCACAGCCTATAAATGCTAATTTATAATTCTTCTTCAAAAGTGCCTCCTAATATTGTCTCTCTCCAAATATAGTTGTTCCTACCCTTACCATAGTAGCCCCCTCTTCTATTGCAATCTCAAAATCATTAGACATCCCCATTGAGAGCTCTTCTATAGAAACTCCTTCTATCTCTTGCTTTTCGATCTCATCTTTTAACTCTCGAAGCTTTATAAAATAGGGCCTGGCATCTTCTGGGTCATTAAAGAAGGGAGGCATGGTCATTAAACCCTTAATAGAAATATGCTCATAGTTAGAAATCTCTTTTATGATCTTCATCATCTCTGCTGCTTCCATGCCATATTTTGTCTCTTCCCCTGATATGTTAACCTGGATAAGAATATCCATTACCTTTCCTTTTTTTTTACCAATTCTATCAATCTCATGTGCTAATGGAATGCTGTCAACAGAGTGAACCATATCGAAAAGGTCAAAAATATACTTAACCTTATTCCTCTGAAGATGTCCTATCATATGCCACTTTACATCCCTGCCTATATCTTCTATCTTATCCCTAGCCTCTTGGACCCTGTTTTCTCCAAAAAGTTGATGCCCTGCCTTAATCGCCTCTTTAATGCGATGAACATCCACAGTTTTGGAAACAGCAATGAGTTTTACCTCATTAGAATTTCTGCCACTTCTCTCCGCAGCCTTTTTCATTCTTTCTTTAACTTCTAATAGATTATCTTTAATAAAAGACATATCAAAGACTCCAAAAAACCATTGAATATTTTTAAAATATAACATTTAAAAAAAAAGACTTCAACAAAAATAAGGAAATCTCTCTGCTCTTTCAAATATTTAACTTTGTAAATTATAGGAAATAAGGTATCTTGAGCTAAAGAGTCAAAAATGTGGCAATTTTTTATGAAATTTGACAACTATTTGACTGCTCTGCGAAACTTTCAAATAAAAAGTCCCTTCATAAAAAACTCATTAAATCAGAATGTTATACATAAGAAACATTAGTAAAAAATACTAGGTATATTATTTGCATATTCGGTATATAAATTTTATAGGATTTCTTGAATGTTAGAAAAAACAAATATTGATAATATAAAGAGATTAATCCTTTGTATAAGTCACGAAATAAACAATCCTTTAAACACAATATCTCTTAATGCCCAATTATTAAAGAGAACAACGAATGAGGATATCTTAAAACGGGCAGCTATCATTGACAGTAGTGTGGATAGACTAAAAAATATAATTTCCCAGATGCTCCAATCAGTAAATAACCATCCTAGACATATTAAGAATGCAAAGATAATAGATCTTAAAAAATTTAAAGAGAGAAAGATGTTTCATCTCTGAAGCTATGCTCTTTGATTTATTCTTCATCGGCTAACATTGCTATATTAATCATTCTCCCCTTTTCTTTATTATTTCTTCGATATGAATAAAATTCTCTATAATGACAACATGTGCATAAATCTATAATCAATATATTTTCTCTTTTAACACCTTCTTCTAATAACTGATCATAATTTATACCACCAAGATCTAAAAAAAATTTATTATTATCGTTTCCTTTGATATATCTTTTAAAATGAATAAATTCTTTTTTAAAAAACTCTATTACATTTTCACCCACTTCATAACAACATGCTTTGATAGACGGTCCCATACCAACAAGAACATCACTCGGATTAGCACCAAAGAATTCTTTTAATTTTTTAATGACTTTCTTTGTAATCTTTAAAAGGGTTCCTTTTCTCCCAGCATGAACTATGGCTATTATCTTTTTTTTGGGATCAAATATAATTATTGGGATACAATCAGCGGTCCTAACAGCAATAGGAAGGTTAATCTGATTTGTAATAATTGCATCACCTCTAAAATCATTTAAAGAATCCAAATCAATCTTTTTTTCAATGATAAGTATATGACTGCTGTGGATTTGTTTTATGGATAAAACCCTCTCTTTAAAAATATTCAAAGCATTGTAAAATTGCTTTTCCTTGTCATTCAACCGAAAACTAAATCCATGAATAAAAAATGGAAATTGTTCTAGTCTCTTGAATGTAACATAGCTAATCCTTCTGTAACTTTTTATGAGATAACTATTCCCCATATCTTATGTTCTTTTCTCTTTTATTAAAAAGGTAGTCTTTTTCTATGCCGATATCGATATGATCCCACGGAAATATCTCTTTATAATCTCTTTTTCTATATACATAAAACTCTGGATTAATATTTACCTCTTTAATTGCTTTACGCCAATCTTCCCTTAGATTGTAAGAAGCAAGTAAAAGTTCTCCAACCCTTCTATCGCCCCTTGATAATATTGCTTGGATAAATGACCATTTGGGAAGTTCATGAATAACAAAGACATTTGCAACCTTTTTCAAGCCATTTTTAATAATCTTCAACTTTCTTTCTAAAGACTTTACATCCTCCATTCTATCCCATTGAAAAGGGGTAAAAGGCTTGGGAACAAAAGGATTTATACTCAAAGTTATATTCCCCAATCTTCCTTTTTTTCTCGAGTCTTTTAAGATGTAATGTTTTATCCTTTTTATCAAATCTATTAATCCTTGAATATCTCCCTCTGTTTCAGTTGGAATACCAATTAAAAAATACAATTTTATATGCGGTATGTCTTCGGCAGTAATTAATCTTATACCTTTTATAATTTCCTCATCTGTCATCTCTTTATTTATAAACCTTCTCAGGCGTTCTGTTCCGGCTTCAGGGGCAAACGCCAATGTCTTATGCCCGCTTGCAGCTAAACACTTAATAAAGTCTTCTGAAAGGGCATCAATTCTTAAAGAAGATACTGATATCTTCCCTCCCATCTTTAAGATAGCGTGACAGATAGACTCTATCTGTGGATGATCCATTAAGGAAGAACCCACAAGACCAATCTTATTACTATACTGCAATCCTTTTTTAACATCTTCAATGATGATCTCTTTGCTTGAATATCGGGGTGGACCATATACATGACTTGTAACACAAAATTTACAGTTTTTCCCGCATCCCCGTTCTATCTCTATAAGATATATATCAGAAAATTCTGTATTCACTGTAAAAATCTTTGTAGAAGTAGGAAAGTTATCGATATTTTTTGTATATCTTTTCTTTATCTTCTCTGGATAACCCTTCTTTGCCTTAAGAGATCTTATTCTTCCATCAGAATAATAACTAATCTTATATCCTGAAGGGATATATATCCCCTCAATTTTAGAAAATCTCTTTACGATTTCCTCCTTTTTTCCTCTAATACCTAAAGTGCTTCTGAATTCATCTAAAAAATCTTTTATTGCCTCCTCTCCCTCTCCTATTATAAACATATCGATAAAATCTGCTAAAGGCTCTGGATTATAAAAGGTGCAAACACCTCCAGCGATAACGATTGGAAAATAATTTTTACGTTGATTTGATAACAAAGGAATCCCAGCTAAATCCAAAATCCTCAAAATGTTTATATAATCTGCTTCGAAGGATATCGAAAAGGCAAGGATATTGAAATCTACTATAGGAATTTGACTCTCAAAAGAGAATAGAGGGATTTTTCTTCTGATAAAAACCTCAATATCTTCTTTATCTGGTAAAAATACTCGTTCACAAACAACATCTTCTTCTTTATTTAATAAATAATAAATATTTTGAAATCCTAAGTTTGACATTCCCACTTGGTAAAGATTGGGATATGCCAAAGCGACAGATATTCTATCCCTAAAGGTTTTTTTTACAGTACCTTTTTCATCATTTATCAATCTCCTGATTTTATCAATATACTTCAATGCATCACCAAAAATCAATCAGGTTGTTTCCTTAGAAAAGTTGGTACGTCTAATTCCCTATCATCAAGGTATGATGTCTCTAAGGCTATTTTAACATTTGGTTCTTTTTTACGATTCTGTCTGATATGGGTCGGTATTTCAATATCATCTCCACCTGCCACTGCCTTCAATCTTCTAACAGAGGATTCTTCTTTTTTCTCATCTTGTATATTAAAACCAGTAGCAATCACTGTAACCCTAACTTCTTCTCCCATACTTTCATCAAGCACCGATCCAAATATGATATGGGCATCCTCATGGGCACTTTCATAAATGATAGTTGCGGCTTCATTCACTTCATACAGGCTCAGATCGTTTCCTCCTGTAATATTAATCAGAACGCCTCTTGCACCTTCAATGGAAGACTCTTCTAATAGTGGACTAGAGACCGCTCTTTGCGCTGCCTCTACAGCCCTGCTTTCTCCTCTGGCAACACCCGCACCCATTAAAGCCATTCCCATTTCAGACATAATCGTTCTTACATCTGCAAAATCTAGATTGATGAGGCCTGGAACAGTTATAAGATCAGATATGCCCCTTACTGCTTGCTTCAAAATATCATCAGCGATCCTAAACGCATCTCTAAGAGAAGTCTGTTTTCCAACAACATTTAACAGCCTCTGATTAGGAATCGTTATCAATGTATCAACCGATTCTTTTAGTTCCTTAATTCCATCCTCAGCCTGAAGAGCTCTTTTTTTCCCTTCAAACAAAAATGGTTTCGTAACAACGGCTACAGCTAA from the Nitrospinota bacterium genome contains:
- a CDS encoding DivIVA domain-containing protein, whose translation is MKITPLDIRQQQFNVRFRGFDAEEVDTFLEIVANEYEEIIEENKKLKGELEKKKEQIKLYMENEEKLKRMLKSNQKLKDEIAGTAGKEAQLIIKDAELRAREILGSSHKEVEKIKIEIQELKKHKKQLQIKIRSIIESYLKLLEKEDEGGK
- the mtnA gene encoding S-methyl-5-thioribose-1-phosphate isomerase gives rise to the protein MVKTLEYKKTRLILIDQTRLPEEEVYVECNDYREVATAIKNMVVRGAPAIGVAAAFGIAIGAKKINTTSFKDFHEKIEKICKVLADTRPTAVNLFWAIDRIKKLIKDNRDLKINVLKKIIEKEAIKIMEEDIAICKKMGDIGEKLIEDGDTILTHCNAGALATAGYGTALGILRTAKKNGKRINVFVDETRPFLQGARLTAWELNKDKIPVILITDNMAGYFMKKGDINKVLVGADRIASNGDVVNKIGTYSIAILAMEHNIPFYVAAPVSSMDMSVSSGDDIPIEERDSNEITHFSGKRIAPDGIRVINPAFDMTPNRLVDAIITEKGIIRSPYDKNLKEIVSRKNPS
- a CDS encoding histidine kinase dimerization/phospho-acceptor domain-containing protein; protein product: MLEKTNIDNIKRLILCISHEINNPLNTISLNAQLLKRTTNEDILKRAAIIDSSVDRLKNIISQMLQSVNNHPRHIKNAKIIDLKKFKERKMFHL
- a CDS encoding TIGR03960 family B12-binding radical SAM protein → MIFGDALKYIDKIRRLINDEKGTVKKTFRDRISVALAYPNLYQVGMSNLGFQNIYYLLNKEEDVVCERVFLPDKEDIEVFIRRKIPLFSFESQIPIVDFNILAFSISFEADYINILRILDLAGIPLLSNQRKNYFPIVIAGGVCTFYNPEPLADFIDMFIIGEGEEAIKDFLDEFRSTLGIRGKKEEIVKRFSKIEGIYIPSGYKISYYSDGRIRSLKAKKGYPEKIKKRYTKNIDNFPTSTKIFTVNTEFSDIYLIEIERGCGKNCKFCVTSHVYGPPRYSSKEIIIEDVKKGLQYSNKIGLVGSSLMDHPQIESICHAILKMGGKISVSSLRIDALSEDFIKCLAASGHKTLAFAPEAGTERLRRFINKEMTDEEIIKGIRLITAEDIPHIKLYFLIGIPTETEGDIQGLIDLIKRIKHYILKDSRKKGRLGNITLSINPFVPKPFTPFQWDRMEDVKSLERKLKIIKNGLKKVANVFVIHELPKWSFIQAILSRGDRRVGELLLASYNLREDWRKAIKEVNINPEFYVYRKRDYKEIFPWDHIDIGIEKDYLFNKREKNIRYGE
- the proC gene encoding pyrroline-5-carboxylate reductase; this translates as MKKNYKLAFIGCGNMGEALIKGLLGKNFISSKNIIGMDISKERLRYIKKTYSVEAVQRNRDAVKKGDIIILAVKPQDITTVLKEIAGEINRSKLLISIAAGVSLKFIESFSSSKIRLIRVMPNTPALIQEGAAALSKGNYATEDDLETARKIFNTIGKTVIIDEKLMDAVTGLSGSGPAYIFTIVEALIAAGVKMGLSREVSQELSVQTLLGSAKMIVETGEHPARLRDMVTSPGGTTVAGLHVLEKEGLSEIIMNAIEAATKRSKELGKFLSKKKEK
- a CDS encoding DUF167 domain-containing protein, producing the protein MREANDAMLKVDDATNGVIFDIKVVPKSSRNEISGIYNGVLKVKIAAPAVEGAANRECIKFLAKSFGVKTSSLTIIRGEKSREKRIMVMGINKKGILKLISKGDK
- a CDS encoding YggS family pyridoxal phosphate-dependent enzyme, with protein sequence MSFIKDNLLEVKERMKKAAERSGRNSNEVKLIAVSKTVDVHRIKEAIKAGHQLFGENRVQEARDKIEDIGRDVKWHMIGHLQRNKVKYIFDLFDMVHSVDSIPLAHEIDRIGKKKGKVMDILIQVNISGEETKYGMEAAEMMKIIKEISNYEHISIKGLMTMPPFFNDPEDARPYFIKLRELKDEIEKQEIEGVSIEELSMGMSNDFEIAIEEGATMVRVGTTIFGERQY
- the pgeF gene encoding peptidoglycan editing factor PgeF, with translation MGNSYLIKSYRRISYVTFKRLEQFPFFIHGFSFRLNDKEKQFYNALNIFKERVLSIKQIHSSHILIIEKKIDLDSLNDFRGDAIITNQINLPIAVRTADCIPIIIFDPKKKIIAIVHAGRKGTLLKITKKVIKKLKEFFGANPSDVLVGMGPSIKACCYEVGENVIEFFKKEFIHFKRYIKGNDNNKFFLDLGGINYDQLLEEGVKRENILIIDLCTCCHYREFYSYRRNNKEKGRMINIAMLADEE
- the ftsZ gene encoding cell division protein FtsZ — encoded protein: MFEFVEDIDLSAKIKVIGVGGGGGNAVNTMIASRLEGVDFVIANTDMQALEASLATHKLQLGKEITKGLGAGANPEIGRKAALEDTDKIADIIGEADMVFITAGMGGGTGTGGAPIIAKIARDKGALAVAVVTKPFLFEGKKRALQAEDGIKELKESVDTLITIPNQRLLNVVGKQTSLRDAFRIADDILKQAVRGISDLITVPGLINLDFADVRTIMSEMGMALMGAGVARGESRAVEAAQRAVSSPLLEESSIEGARGVLINITGGNDLSLYEVNEAATIIYESAHEDAHIIFGSVLDESMGEEVRVTVIATGFNIQDEKKEESSVRRLKAVAGGDDIEIPTHIRQNRKKEPNVKIALETSYLDDRELDVPTFLRKQPD
- a CDS encoding YggT family protein → MFIVGNFITALAHILDIALNLYMWVIIIRALMSWVNPDPHNPIVQFLIRSTEPVLAPIRRYIPITGIDISPIIAIFAIIFLRSAVIQSLVQLGYQLR